The proteins below are encoded in one region of Pontibacter deserti:
- a CDS encoding bifunctional riboflavin kinase/FAD synthetase produces the protein MEVIRDIAEFPQLSYPVVTSGTFDGVHVGHQKILKRVIERARHSNGQSVVITYWPHPRLVLFPEDNDLKLLSTIDERIEQLRSFGIDYLLIIPFTKDFSRTSSRSFITDILVKALHTKVLVIGYDHRFGKNREGSFEHLKSHSSKYGFEVEEIPRQDVDDVGVSSTKIRKALESGDLETASSYLGRNYTLSSVVVEGNKLGRTIGYPTANLALPGPHKLIPANGVYAVWATINGERHPGMMNIGMRPTVDGTHLTLEVHLLNFNRDIYGETLTVDFVAQLRQEEKFSSLDALKAQLAKDKEATERILSTV, from the coding sequence ATGGAAGTAATTCGTGATATAGCCGAATTTCCGCAGCTTAGCTATCCGGTGGTTACCAGCGGCACTTTTGATGGCGTGCACGTAGGTCACCAGAAAATTCTTAAGCGTGTAATCGAGCGTGCCCGCCATAGCAATGGCCAGAGTGTGGTCATTACATATTGGCCGCACCCGCGCCTGGTTCTTTTCCCCGAAGACAACGACCTGAAGCTGCTTTCTACTATAGATGAACGCATTGAACAGCTACGCAGCTTTGGAATTGACTACCTGCTTATCATTCCGTTTACCAAAGACTTTTCGCGTACCAGTTCACGCAGCTTTATTACCGATATTCTGGTAAAAGCATTGCATACCAAAGTACTTGTGATAGGGTATGACCATAGGTTTGGCAAAAACCGAGAAGGCAGCTTTGAACACCTGAAATCGCACAGCAGCAAGTATGGCTTTGAAGTAGAAGAGATACCCCGCCAGGATGTGGACGACGTGGGGGTGAGTTCAACCAAAATACGCAAAGCATTGGAAAGTGGCGACCTTGAAACAGCTTCCAGCTACCTGGGCAGAAACTATACGTTAAGCTCTGTTGTGGTAGAAGGCAACAAGCTTGGCCGCACCATTGGTTACCCGACTGCAAACCTGGCCTTACCAGGCCCTCATAAACTGATTCCGGCTAACGGAGTGTATGCTGTATGGGCAACTATAAATGGCGAGCGCCACCCTGGCATGATGAACATCGGCATGCGCCCCACTGTAGATGGCACTCACCTTACATTGGAAGTTCACCTGCTCAACTTTAACCGCGACATCTATGGCGAAACGCTTACTGTAGATTTTGTAGCTCAACTACGCCAGGAAGAAAAGTTCAGCAGCTTGGATGCTCTGAAAGCACAGTTAGCCAAAGATAAAGAAGCAACTGAGCGTATCCTTTCTACTGTATAA
- a CDS encoding CoA transferase subunit A: MINKTVKNAQEALQGVQDGMTLMLGGFGLCGIPENSIQELLRLGVKDLTCISNNAGVDDFGIGLLLQKRQVKKMIASYVGENAEFERQLLSGELEVELIPQGTLAERCRAGGAGIPAFFTPAGYGTEVGEGKESREFNGKMYLMETWLKADFAFVKAWKGDTAGNLIYKGTARNFNPMMATAGKITVAEVEELVPAGELDPNMIHTPGIYVQRIFQGEKYEKRIEQRTVRQA; encoded by the coding sequence ATGATCAATAAAACTGTAAAAAATGCTCAGGAAGCCTTACAAGGTGTTCAGGATGGCATGACGCTGATGTTGGGTGGGTTTGGTTTGTGTGGCATTCCGGAAAACTCTATCCAGGAGTTGTTGCGCCTTGGCGTTAAAGACCTGACTTGTATTTCTAACAATGCGGGTGTTGACGATTTCGGAATTGGTTTGCTGTTGCAGAAGCGCCAGGTGAAAAAAATGATTGCCAGCTATGTTGGTGAAAACGCTGAATTCGAACGTCAGCTATTGTCAGGTGAGCTGGAAGTAGAACTGATACCACAAGGTACATTGGCAGAACGTTGCCGAGCTGGTGGTGCTGGTATACCTGCTTTCTTTACGCCGGCAGGATATGGTACCGAAGTTGGCGAAGGAAAAGAGAGCCGTGAGTTTAATGGCAAGATGTACCTGATGGAGACCTGGCTAAAAGCTGACTTCGCGTTTGTAAAAGCATGGAAAGGCGACACGGCCGGTAACCTGATCTATAAAGGTACTGCCCGTAATTTTAACCCGATGATGGCAACAGCTGGCAAAATAACTGTTGCCGAAGTAGAAGAACTGGTGCCTGCCGGCGAACTGGACCCGAACATGATCCATACGCCAGGTATTTATGTGCAGCGCATCTTCCAGGGCGAAAAGTACGAGAAGCGCATTGAGCAGAGAACGGTAAGACAGGCTTAA
- a CDS encoding CoA transferase subunit B, with protein sequence MALDKNQIAKRIAKEVKNGMYVNLGIGIPTLVANYIPQGIEVVLQSENGLLGMGPFPTEDQVDADLINAGKQTITTLPGSSIFSSADSFGMIRGEHVDLTILGAMEVSEDGDIANWKIPGKMVKGMGGAMDLVASAKNIIVAMQHTARDGSSKLLKECTLPITGLKCVKKIVTDLAVLEVTDKGFKLLERAPGVTVEDIQKATEGTLIVEGEIPEVQL encoded by the coding sequence ATGGCTTTAGATAAAAATCAGATAGCGAAACGTATTGCAAAAGAAGTTAAGAACGGCATGTATGTAAACCTGGGCATCGGGATACCGACACTCGTGGCAAACTATATTCCGCAAGGTATTGAGGTAGTGTTGCAGTCGGAGAACGGGCTGCTGGGTATGGGTCCCTTTCCTACCGAAGACCAGGTGGATGCCGACCTGATAAACGCTGGTAAGCAAACTATAACTACACTGCCGGGTTCCTCTATTTTTAGTTCTGCCGATAGTTTTGGCATGATACGCGGTGAGCATGTGGACCTGACTATACTTGGCGCGATGGAGGTATCAGAAGACGGCGACATAGCCAACTGGAAAATTCCGGGTAAAATGGTTAAAGGCATGGGCGGTGCTATGGACCTTGTAGCATCAGCTAAAAATATTATTGTAGCGATGCAGCACACCGCCCGCGACGGATCATCAAAACTCTTAAAAGAATGTACCCTGCCTATAACCGGCCTGAAATGTGTGAAGAAAATTGTGACTGACTTGGCAGTATTGGAAGTAACCGATAAAGGTTTTAAGCTACTGGAACGGGCACCAGGCGTAACCGTGGAAGACATTCAGAAAGCAACAGAAGGCACTCTCATTGTAGAAGGCGAAATCCCGGAAGTGCAACTATAG
- a CDS encoding carbon-nitrogen hydrolase family protein: MSDKNEESTEHTEHKLLLRQLQLKDYNEVKEIMETVYSNMGGTWTRKEFSNLLKKFPEGQICIEDKGRVVAGALSLIVDYSEYGDKHTYEQIVDRGTFKSHDPEGDTLYGIDVFVHPDYRNLRLGRRLYDARKEMCENLNLRGIIAGGRIPGYKDYANKLTPAKYIEMVRNKELSDPVLSFQLSNEFHVRKIMKNYLPDDKDSRAYATLLEWVNVYFEEKEKLIGGKKTVVRIGIVQWQMRAVKSLDDMMQQIEFFVDTVSSYKSDIVVFPEFFNAPLMALTKEDSPSEAIRSMAEYTDEIREQMIHLALSYNINIIAGSMPEYYDNKLYNVSYLCRRDGTYDKQYKLHVTPDESHYWGMRGGHKLKIFDTDIGKIGILICYDVEFPELARMLSDMDMKILFVPYWTDTKNAYLRVRRCAQARAIENECYVAITGSVGNLPKVENMDIQYSQSAVFSPSDFAFPHDAVVAEATPNTEMTLIADLDLDLLKDLNTAGSVRNLRDRRKDLYNLSWVTRKED, from the coding sequence ATGAGCGATAAGAACGAAGAAAGTACAGAACATACAGAACACAAATTATTACTCCGCCAGCTCCAGCTCAAAGACTACAACGAAGTAAAGGAGATCATGGAAACGGTTTACTCCAATATGGGGGGCACCTGGACCAGGAAAGAATTCTCAAACCTGCTAAAAAAGTTTCCGGAGGGGCAGATATGTATTGAAGATAAAGGACGTGTAGTTGCCGGAGCGCTAAGCCTTATTGTAGATTACTCTGAGTATGGTGATAAGCACACATACGAGCAGATCGTAGACCGCGGTACCTTCAAGTCACACGACCCGGAGGGTGATACATTGTATGGGATAGACGTGTTCGTGCACCCTGACTACCGGAACCTGCGCCTTGGTCGTCGTTTGTATGATGCACGCAAAGAGATGTGCGAAAACCTGAACCTGCGTGGCATTATTGCCGGTGGCCGTATACCTGGTTATAAAGACTATGCCAATAAGCTAACGCCTGCCAAGTACATTGAGATGGTGCGTAACAAGGAGCTTTCAGACCCGGTGCTCTCTTTCCAGCTGAGCAACGAATTCCATGTGCGCAAAATCATGAAGAACTACCTGCCCGATGACAAGGATTCGCGTGCCTATGCCACATTACTGGAGTGGGTAAACGTATACTTTGAAGAGAAAGAAAAGCTAATTGGCGGTAAGAAAACCGTTGTGCGCATTGGTATTGTGCAGTGGCAGATGCGTGCTGTAAAGTCTCTGGATGATATGATGCAGCAGATCGAGTTTTTTGTAGATACGGTGAGCTCTTATAAATCTGATATAGTGGTGTTTCCGGAATTCTTTAACGCACCGCTGATGGCGCTAACCAAGGAAGATTCTCCGTCGGAAGCGATCAGAAGTATGGCCGAATATACCGATGAGATTCGGGAGCAGATGATACACCTGGCGCTGTCGTATAACATCAACATTATTGCCGGAAGTATGCCGGAGTACTACGATAATAAGCTATACAATGTAAGCTACCTTTGCCGCCGCGATGGTACTTATGACAAGCAGTATAAACTACACGTTACACCGGATGAGTCGCACTACTGGGGTATGCGTGGAGGCCATAAACTGAAGATCTTCGACACGGATATTGGTAAGATCGGTATCCTGATCTGCTACGATGTGGAATTCCCGGAACTGGCGCGTATGCTGTCGGATATGGACATGAAGATACTTTTTGTGCCCTACTGGACAGACACCAAGAACGCTTACCTGCGTGTGCGCCGTTGTGCCCAGGCACGTGCCATCGAGAACGAATGTTATGTAGCCATTACCGGTAGCGTAGGCAACCTGCCGAAGGTAGAGAACATGGACATCCAGTACTCGCAGTCTGCGGTCTTCTCCCCTTCTGACTTCGCATTCCCGCACGATGCTGTGGTAGCAGAAGCCACACCTAACACGGAGATGACCCTGATCGCTGACCTGGACCTGGACCTGCTGAAGGATCTGAACACGGCCGGCAGCGTGCGTAACCTCCGCGACCGCCGCAAAGACCTGTACAACCTGAGCTGGGTTACCCGCAAAGAGGATTAA
- a CDS encoding lipopolysaccharide biosynthesis protein gives MRASLDQLIRATKSRFFSDQDELTWRAYKNIFLSFLYKGFGVIVGLLLVPLTLSYLSPVKYGIWLTLSAILQWITFFDVGLSHGLRNKFAIALLNKDVRAGRIYTSTTYATVGAIAFILILLAISFYFLNSWHSFSNLSFSLTPEVQDLLLVVLVFFSVRLVASLIFALLAAEQKVSAIGFLDLIVSSLSLLAIFILKQFTENSLFWAGASLSFIIMVVPFVANIWYFNKDYKPYTPALKYVNFSYAKDLLTLGGNFFLLQAAAIILFSSNNFIIAALLGAEDVTIFNIPFKYMAMVTMVSVIILNPYWSAATEAYKAKNYSWFQKTIRNLMLFWLLMAVLLIAMVLLSPFVYEIWLSDKITIPYSVTALMATYVGVLAWNNIFVYLINGIGKIRLQVYTYLFAACFIVPLAYLFIKEFNWGLNGILIANIICILPASFLMPLQLWLIIRERATGIFLK, from the coding sequence ATGAGGGCATCCCTTGATCAACTTATCAGAGCAACAAAAAGCAGGTTCTTTTCTGATCAGGATGAACTTACCTGGCGGGCTTATAAAAACATTTTCCTGTCGTTTCTTTACAAGGGTTTTGGCGTTATAGTTGGCTTGTTGCTTGTGCCCCTTACGCTTAGTTACCTCTCCCCTGTTAAGTATGGCATCTGGCTCACTTTAAGTGCTATACTGCAATGGATCACCTTCTTTGATGTAGGTTTGAGCCACGGTCTCCGGAATAAATTTGCTATCGCGTTGCTCAACAAGGATGTACGTGCGGGTCGTATTTATACCAGCACAACCTATGCTACTGTTGGGGCAATTGCCTTTATACTTATTCTACTTGCTATCAGCTTCTATTTTTTAAACAGCTGGCACTCGTTTTCAAACTTGTCTTTTAGTTTAACTCCGGAAGTTCAGGATCTTCTGCTGGTAGTACTCGTATTTTTCTCAGTGCGTCTGGTGGCAAGCCTTATTTTCGCTTTACTTGCCGCGGAGCAAAAAGTAAGTGCTATCGGGTTTCTTGACCTGATTGTAAGTTCGCTGTCTTTACTGGCTATTTTTATACTTAAACAGTTTACCGAGAACTCTCTTTTCTGGGCGGGTGCGTCGTTAAGCTTTATAATTATGGTTGTGCCTTTTGTAGCAAACATCTGGTACTTCAATAAAGACTATAAACCATACACACCAGCGTTGAAGTACGTTAACTTCAGTTATGCAAAAGACCTGCTGACCCTTGGTGGCAACTTCTTTCTACTTCAAGCAGCTGCCATTATACTTTTCTCCAGCAACAACTTTATCATAGCTGCTTTATTAGGTGCAGAAGACGTTACCATTTTTAACATACCATTTAAGTATATGGCTATGGTTACGATGGTATCAGTTATCATTTTAAATCCGTACTGGTCGGCGGCTACAGAGGCCTATAAAGCGAAGAACTATAGTTGGTTTCAGAAGACAATCCGAAACCTTATGCTCTTCTGGTTGCTTATGGCTGTTCTGCTAATAGCTATGGTCCTGCTCTCTCCTTTTGTGTATGAAATCTGGCTTAGTGATAAAATAACTATACCTTATTCGGTTACTGCACTTATGGCCACATATGTAGGAGTATTGGCCTGGAACAATATATTTGTATACCTGATAAACGGCATTGGCAAGATCAGGCTACAAGTATACACCTACCTGTTTGCAGCCTGCTTTATCGTACCGCTTGCCTACCTGTTTATAAAAGAATTTAACTGGGGACTGAATGGAATCCTGATCGCTAATATTATTTGTATCTTGCCAGCCAGTTTTCTGATGCCACTGCAGCTTTGGCTGATCATCAGGGAACGGGCAACAGGTATATTTCTGAAGTAA
- a CDS encoding glycosyltransferase family protein — protein sequence MIFLSEDPPLKRKGHGLSVLLYNMLSGLQKYNPAVVTFIPSAEITRTDIIDDASWKVHICDNLLHRVTKSRYFSSSSFPVRLLNFLLHLPAILRLARKQPDAPVLVSVGASAKPLVFASMLKKLLKNPVWLYIVDDFEMINELSTNKLEHYLTRKYTKPILTSADRLIVISEGLKQVYQQRYNVTADVLLPCFNPVTPEVKDKSGKSDIFTFVFSGGLNLLYNDTLKLFADKLQELNKYSSRQYKLIIQTYSSLEQFDSLGFDESVVSYCTSAERSSSLPSYREADCFLVPYTFAAAKQDLVRTSFPQKVAELIQLKRPVLFLGPGYSSVVSFFKEQQVPYVVDEQTIKALPEIIAQMAASETNEALQENYSRIYQNHFSEVNVKRVLLGKQTYA from the coding sequence ATGATCTTTCTCTCGGAAGATCCGCCCCTAAAGAGAAAAGGACATGGCTTGTCTGTGCTTCTTTACAATATGCTGTCCGGTTTACAAAAGTATAATCCTGCTGTTGTTACTTTTATACCTTCCGCTGAGATTACCCGCACAGATATAATAGATGATGCTTCTTGGAAAGTACATATTTGTGATAACCTGCTGCATCGGGTTACAAAGAGCCGTTATTTCTCGAGTTCCAGTTTCCCGGTCAGGCTGCTGAACTTTCTGCTGCATTTGCCAGCCATCCTCAGGCTGGCCCGAAAGCAACCTGACGCACCTGTGTTAGTAAGTGTAGGTGCATCTGCCAAGCCTCTGGTATTTGCATCAATGTTAAAAAAACTGCTGAAGAACCCGGTGTGGTTGTACATTGTCGATGATTTTGAGATGATAAACGAGCTCAGCACAAACAAACTCGAGCACTACTTAACCCGCAAGTATACAAAACCTATACTTACCTCCGCCGATAGGCTAATTGTGATCAGTGAGGGTCTGAAACAAGTATACCAGCAAAGGTATAATGTTACTGCTGACGTGCTGTTGCCATGCTTTAACCCGGTAACACCTGAGGTAAAAGATAAGTCCGGCAAAAGCGACATCTTTACTTTTGTTTTTTCTGGTGGCCTGAACCTGCTTTACAACGACACGCTTAAACTTTTTGCTGATAAACTGCAGGAGTTAAACAAGTATAGCAGCAGGCAATACAAGCTTATCATCCAGACCTACTCTTCGCTCGAACAGTTCGATTCCTTAGGATTTGATGAGTCTGTTGTAAGTTACTGTACTTCCGCTGAACGTAGTTCTTCCCTTCCTTCTTATCGCGAAGCCGATTGTTTTCTGGTACCTTATACTTTTGCAGCGGCCAAACAGGACCTAGTACGAACATCTTTTCCGCAGAAAGTAGCAGAACTCATTCAGCTAAAAAGACCGGTTTTGTTTCTGGGCCCGGGCTATAGCTCTGTAGTCAGTTTCTTTAAAGAGCAGCAGGTACCTTATGTAGTAGATGAACAGACTATAAAAGCTCTTCCGGAAATCATTGCACAGATGGCCGCTTCAGAAACGAACGAAGCACTACAGGAGAACTATAGCCGCATTTATCAGAATCACTTTTCAGAGGTAAACGTGAAAAGAGTGCTTCTTGGGAAACAAACGTACGCGTAA
- a CDS encoding glycosyltransferase family 4 protein has translation MKIKFLPYQPHCFAFGGFEVQTLSTLQALQEYGVDATTLDVWGRDSNFDVLHCWGLGVANYENVFWGKKAGKKVVITALLPYYETILEKAKHYLSLGVYKARLFKEMLQVVDKVVLVNELQADVCKRLFGVPSSKLEVIPNVVQQLYFDAGKYTGSPFKQQYNLSDFILTTGNVCSRKNQLSLARAAVKAGANLVIIGKVMEGEEKYREALEQFVQANPTITWIKGLEPGSDDLVNAYAACAAFALPSYVEQQPISLLEAAVMHKPLLISDRAYAHQKYYTNARLVNPGSTDEIAKGLQDVLNNSSKYIVPHQFLQECKAHHVAEAYADVYKSLY, from the coding sequence ATGAAAATAAAGTTTTTACCCTACCAGCCTCATTGCTTTGCCTTTGGCGGTTTTGAAGTGCAGACACTAAGCACCCTGCAGGCACTTCAGGAATATGGCGTGGATGCAACAACCTTAGATGTGTGGGGAAGAGACAGCAACTTTGATGTGCTGCATTGCTGGGGTCTGGGCGTTGCGAACTACGAGAATGTTTTCTGGGGAAAAAAAGCCGGGAAAAAGGTAGTTATTACAGCCCTGCTCCCCTACTACGAAACTATACTTGAGAAAGCAAAGCATTACCTCTCGCTGGGAGTTTACAAAGCACGCCTTTTTAAAGAGATGTTGCAGGTTGTAGATAAAGTAGTGCTTGTAAATGAGTTGCAGGCAGATGTTTGTAAACGCTTGTTTGGGGTACCCTCGTCAAAACTGGAAGTTATACCAAATGTAGTGCAGCAGCTATACTTTGATGCAGGTAAATACACCGGTAGTCCGTTTAAGCAACAGTATAATCTTTCTGATTTTATACTTACAACCGGAAACGTGTGCTCCCGAAAAAACCAGCTTAGCCTGGCTCGTGCAGCAGTTAAAGCAGGTGCAAACCTTGTAATTATCGGCAAAGTAATGGAAGGCGAAGAAAAGTATAGAGAAGCGCTGGAGCAGTTTGTGCAGGCAAATCCAACTATAACCTGGATAAAAGGATTGGAACCCGGATCTGATGATTTAGTGAATGCCTATGCCGCCTGCGCTGCCTTTGCCCTGCCAAGTTACGTAGAGCAACAACCCATTTCTTTGCTGGAGGCTGCCGTTATGCATAAGCCCCTTCTTATCTCAGACAGAGCCTATGCCCATCAGAAATACTATACCAATGCCCGTTTAGTGAATCCTGGCTCTACAGACGAAATCGCCAAAGGTTTACAGGATGTACTTAACAATAGCAGCAAGTATATAGTACCTCATCAGTTTTTGCAGGAGTGTAAAGCCCATCATGTTGCTGAAGCTTACGCTGATGTTTACAAATCCCTTTACTAA
- a CDS encoding glycosyltransferase family 2 protein, which yields MSRIKGGYRLRNISSVQADGLPLVSVVTVVYNGQKSLEQTIQSVLNQTYPNLEYIIVDGGSTDGTLDIIRKYEESIAYWKSEKDNGISDAFNKGISLATGELIGLLNADDWYEPDALETIVSAYKPGSVVHGNMQYWNEDGSKGLFFKPNQKLLPKEMTINHPTVFISRSLYEQYGTFSTNYKLAMDYHLLLRLYLASVPFIEVDKTIANMRSGGFSGNWINCYREVCRAKNELLGNKRQNQLFYTWQVLRRSISETLANTPLSFINRLYRSYFSPMKKA from the coding sequence ATGAGCAGAATTAAGGGAGGCTATAGATTACGAAATATTTCATCTGTACAAGCAGATGGGCTTCCGCTGGTGTCTGTTGTAACTGTTGTATATAATGGCCAGAAATCGCTGGAACAAACCATTCAGAGTGTACTGAACCAGACGTATCCGAACCTGGAGTACATTATAGTAGATGGAGGCTCTACAGACGGCACTTTGGATATCATCAGGAAGTACGAAGAAAGTATAGCTTACTGGAAAAGCGAAAAAGACAACGGTATAAGCGACGCCTTTAACAAGGGGATTTCGCTGGCGACCGGCGAACTGATTGGCTTACTGAATGCGGATGACTGGTATGAACCAGATGCGCTGGAAACTATAGTTTCGGCCTATAAGCCGGGAAGTGTGGTGCATGGCAACATGCAGTATTGGAACGAAGATGGCAGCAAAGGCTTGTTTTTTAAGCCAAACCAAAAGCTGCTGCCAAAAGAAATGACCATCAATCACCCAACGGTATTTATTTCCAGGTCGCTGTACGAGCAGTATGGCACGTTCAGTACCAACTATAAATTGGCCATGGACTACCACCTGTTGCTGCGTTTATACTTAGCATCCGTGCCGTTTATTGAAGTAGACAAAACAATAGCCAACATGCGCTCCGGCGGTTTTTCCGGCAACTGGATAAATTGTTACAGGGAAGTTTGCAGGGCAAAAAACGAACTGTTAGGGAATAAGCGCCAGAACCAGCTATTCTATACCTGGCAGGTACTCCGCCGAAGCATTTCAGAAACATTGGCCAACACGCCACTTTCTTTTATTAACCGCCTTTACAGGAGTTATTTTTCTCCTATGAAAAAAGCATAA
- a CDS encoding O-antigen ligase family protein, translating to MKTIAPAKTNIYYLALLLLSIGAIFLKTPKFYGVSISDVAVLFTIVALVFNGDWAALRLKNYLLPGLIFLFLLYLLPSVFVVPDKLLFLKYFTRLAKSALMGMLAYVLMKNLDEDLQFRFIKFFFYFAIICILIDTVYSFILYFVNLERNMQFENSIWVIYAALKASFLYSEKNMVAFTMSLLMVMSWRFFDGKFLFLLWLLTLIFLSRSGMVVNTLLLFYFIGAKLFKPKYMLMLLGTLLLTVALVYLFNMQELFINRLTLTQDLSMQGRLNLQKIGINLWLESPLFGKGLSGYEQNFARHFTGGEYNPYPHNLFIYILAEFGIVGFLLLGTIFYLLYQRLNKRKLGMLLVAYLLFGIFLFNLTEYHFFFLAGVLAAFTPKLTRVENSIHTPVVS from the coding sequence ATGAAAACCATCGCACCGGCTAAAACCAACATCTATTACCTGGCACTTCTGCTGTTAAGTATAGGGGCTATTTTCCTGAAAACTCCTAAATTTTATGGTGTAAGCATATCTGATGTAGCCGTACTTTTCACAATTGTGGCGCTGGTTTTTAACGGAGACTGGGCTGCTTTAAGACTCAAGAATTACCTTCTACCCGGGCTGATATTCTTATTCCTGTTATACCTGTTACCCAGTGTTTTTGTAGTTCCTGATAAGCTGCTGTTTCTCAAATACTTTACGCGTCTGGCAAAATCAGCTTTAATGGGCATGCTGGCGTATGTGCTCATGAAAAACCTGGACGAAGACCTTCAGTTTCGTTTTATTAAGTTCTTTTTCTATTTCGCCATCATCTGTATTTTAATTGACACGGTTTATTCGTTCATTTTATACTTCGTGAACCTGGAGCGAAACATGCAGTTCGAGAACAGCATTTGGGTCATTTATGCTGCCCTTAAAGCAAGCTTTTTATACTCCGAAAAAAACATGGTGGCGTTTACCATGTCGTTGCTAATGGTTATGTCCTGGAGGTTTTTTGATGGCAAATTCCTGTTTCTGCTGTGGTTGCTTACGCTGATCTTTTTATCCAGGAGCGGCATGGTGGTTAATACCTTACTGCTATTCTACTTCATAGGAGCTAAATTATTTAAGCCAAAGTATATGCTCATGCTACTGGGTACGCTGTTGCTTACTGTTGCTTTGGTATACCTGTTTAACATGCAGGAGCTCTTTATTAACCGCCTTACACTAACCCAGGACCTTAGCATGCAGGGCAGGCTGAACCTGCAAAAGATAGGTATAAATTTATGGCTGGAATCACCCCTGTTCGGTAAGGGGTTAAGCGGCTACGAACAGAATTTTGCCAGACACTTTACAGGAGGTGAGTATAATCCATACCCGCATAACCTGTTCATCTACATTTTGGCCGAGTTTGGTATAGTTGGCTTTTTACTGCTTGGCACCATTTTCTACCTGCTATACCAACGCTTAAATAAAAGAAAGTTAGGAATGCTGCTGGTAGCTTACCTACTCTTCGGCATTTTTCTATTCAACCTTACAGAATATCATTTCTTTTTCCTGGCCGGTGTGCTGGCAGCTTTTACCCCAAAACTAACACGCGTTGAAAATAGCATACATACTCCCGTCGTTAGCTAA
- a CDS encoding glycosyltransferase family 4 protein, which translates to MKIAYILPSLANQGPILVVRDIVRYLHQLADITVFYFDPILETTFDCPTRQISIWEKIDLSRFDIVHSHMLRPDAFVWLNRKRIKGKAVSTIHNYVEDDLRYRYNKAVSVIFSKVWDILLRKHNLLVTLTADMEGYYRKLYRNQQICYVHNGRFVDVAQEDVKPVPEEDQILAFKDQSILIGIAALLTHRKGIDQLLHLLQRNSKYKLLIIGDGQVKEELEQLARQLQVSERCMFLGYKKGADRYYKYFDVYAMPSRSEGFPLALIEAAAYGLPTICSDLPAFKEVFTDQEVAFFELDNISDLEYQLENLLNNSGTFSTHIKQKYQKDLTAQAMANRYLEVYKQLLSYAV; encoded by the coding sequence TTGAAAATAGCATACATACTCCCGTCGTTAGCTAACCAGGGGCCAATACTGGTTGTGCGGGATATCGTACGATATCTTCACCAGTTAGCTGATATCACTGTCTTTTACTTCGATCCCATTCTGGAAACAACTTTTGATTGCCCTACCCGCCAGATAAGTATATGGGAAAAAATAGATTTATCCAGATTTGACATTGTGCACTCGCACATGTTAAGGCCGGATGCTTTTGTATGGCTAAACCGGAAACGTATAAAAGGGAAGGCCGTCAGCACCATCCATAATTATGTTGAAGACGACCTACGGTACCGCTACAACAAAGCTGTGTCAGTTATATTCTCTAAAGTATGGGATATCCTGCTCCGTAAGCATAACCTGCTGGTTACATTAACAGCCGACATGGAGGGCTATTACCGAAAGCTTTACAGGAACCAACAGATCTGCTATGTGCACAACGGACGCTTTGTGGATGTTGCGCAGGAAGATGTAAAACCAGTTCCGGAAGAAGATCAGATTTTAGCTTTTAAGGACCAAAGTATATTGATAGGCATAGCTGCCCTGTTAACGCATCGTAAAGGTATAGATCAGTTATTACATCTACTCCAGCGCAACAGTAAGTATAAACTGCTTATCATTGGCGACGGACAGGTAAAAGAAGAACTGGAACAACTAGCCCGGCAACTACAGGTAAGTGAACGATGCATGTTCCTGGGGTACAAAAAAGGTGCGGACAGGTATTACAAGTATTTTGATGTTTACGCAATGCCTTCCCGTTCCGAAGGTTTTCCGCTGGCATTAATTGAGGCAGCTGCTTATGGTTTACCAACTATCTGCTCTGACTTGCCTGCATTTAAAGAGGTTTTTACAGATCAGGAAGTTGCTTTTTTTGAGTTAGATAATATCTCTGATCTGGAGTACCAGCTAGAGAATCTGCTAAACAACAGCGGTACGTTCTCGACTCATATTAAACAGAAGTACCAGAAGGACCTTACGGCACAGGCTATGGCCAATCGTTATTTAGAAGTATACAAGCAGCTACTCTCCTATGCAGTATAG